One Coccinella septempunctata chromosome X, icCocSept1.1, whole genome shotgun sequence genomic window carries:
- the LOC123322280 gene encoding uncharacterized protein LOC123322280 yields the protein MNGLQLMAQKENSDVIAITEHWKSKDELPVYKIIGYKLVSSFCRSRGRHGGCAIYIREELKFTERSDYNLISIPNVIECSSAQIHSNNHKILIICVYRPNSQPLADVDLFLEKLKTLLEKCTLERAPFILVGDFNLDILSGSHDSVGFISLLESFNLEPLIRQPTRPSSGTCLDNVITPLVGQAKVIEHHICDHSALKFTSNLNFTTDRRIKSVKRRIINDESTDIFLQELSLLSWDDIFVNSSDPNHLWNIFHSRFFQTFDRCFPKVTIHPSTSRNNFKLTPELINMKKHLDLLYILSFSRSELKDTYKSVKKHYDSLLSRARRDHFSYFIRNSENKSKASWKVINSLTKTCQHGFVRNRSIETATYELINEVLVSLESGEVPMGLFLDLTKAFDCVEHERLLEILDDCGIRDNQLKLIDSYLTSRKQIVVMEVDGELVKSDIRENKMGVPQGSIPGPILFIIYINKLPKAKVSAKYSMRMFADDTNYLLKSSDIVSAVVDSNNVLKSVGDWFQDHNLILNIDKTQCIFFYTEKSKLNYPSSVNIANSNVVVKHSVVFLGLVLDRHLKWGPHTEQLRCRLNSICYMLFMLRDQIDFDLMKIIYYSNFQSIMSYGIIFWGNSSHVGNLFIVQKRALRTMLNLGFRESCRGLFKSNNILTIYGLYIYRLLIFFRNHSRYFELLSF from the exons ATGAACGGCCTACAGCTAATGGCTCAAAAGGAAAACTCAGACGTAATAGCTATTACAGAACACTGGAAGTCCAAGGATGAACTTCCTGTCTACAAGATAATCGGATACAAGTTAGTTTCAAGTTTCTGCCGTTCAAGAGGGAGACATGGTGGATGTGCAATCTACATCAGagaagaactgaaattcactgaAAGGTCGGACTACAATCTTATTAGTATACCAAATGTCATTGAGTGTTCTTCAGCTCAAATTCATTCAAATAATCATAAAATACTGATTATATGTGTTTATAGGCCTAATTCCCAACCTTTGGCAGATGTGGATCTGTTCTTAGAGAAACTTAAGACTCTTCTAGAGAAATGTACACTTGAGAGAGCTCCTTTCATTTTGGTGGGAGATTTCAACCTGGACATCCTGTCAGGATCTCATGACAGTGTTGGGTTTATATCACTCCTGGAGAGTTTCAACTTGGAACCCTTGATTCGTCAGCCCACACGACCCTCATCGGGAACCTGTCTGGATAATGTTATAACCCCCCTGGTGGGGCAAGCTAAGGTGATCGAACATCATATATGTGACCATTCCGCCCTGAAATTCACTTCCAACCTCAATTTCACTACTGATCGCAGAATAAAGTCGGTCAAGAGGAGAATAATAAATGATGAGTCCACCGATATCTTCCTCCAAGAGCTGTCTCTGTTGAGTTGGGATGACATCTTTGTAAATTCATCTGACCCTAACCATCTTTGGAATATATTCCATAGCCGATTTTTTCAGACATTTGATAGATGTTTTCCTAAGGTAACCATTCATCCTTCAACATCCAGGAATAACTTCAAGCTAACACCTGAACTAATAAACATGAAAAAACATCTCGACTTATTATACATACTTTCTTTCTCTAGATCTGAATTGAAAGACACGTATAAGTCAGTGAAGAAACATTATGATAGTCTCCTGTCGAGGGCGAGGAGGGACCACTTCAGTTACTTCATAAGAAACTCTGAAAACAAGTCAAAAGCCTCCTGGAAGgtgataaattctcttacaaaaA CTTGTCAGCATGGATTTGTGAGAAACAGAAGCATTGAAACTGCTACTTATGAGCTTATTAATGAAGTCTTAGTTTCCCTTGAGAGTGGTGAGGTGCCTATGGGACTATTCTTAGATTTAACAAAGGCCTTCGATTGTGTGGAGCATGAAAGACTGCTGGAGATCCTTGATGACTGTGGAATAAGAGACAATCAATTAAAGTTAATAGATAGCTACCTTACATCTCGCAAACAGATAGTTGTTATGGAGGTTGATGGTGAATTAGTCAAGTCAGACATAAGAGAGAATAAGATGGGCGTTCCTCAGGGAAGTATTCCGGGACCTATTCTTTTTATCATCTACATCAACAAGTTACCTAAGGCAAAAGTCTCAGCTAAGTATTCTATGAGgatgtttgctgatgacaccaACTATTTGCTAAAATCTTCGGATATAGTGTCAGCTGTTGTGGACTCGAACAATGTTTTGAAGTCTGTGGGTGATTGGTTTCAAGATCACAATCTTATCTTAAATATTGACAAGACACAGTGTATTTTCTTCTACACTGAAAAATCCAAACTGAACTATCCTTCATCAGTGAATATTGCTAATAGCAATGTTGTGGTCAAACATAGTGTTGTATTTTTGGGACTTGTTTTAGATAGACACTTGAAGTGGGGACCTCATACTGAACAACTTAGATGTAGGCTCAACTCCATTTGTTATATGCTCTTTATGTTAAGGGATCAGATTGATTTTGACCTAATGAAGATTATATATTACTCTAATTTCCAGTCAATTATGTCCTATGGGATTATTTTTTGGGGTAACTCTTCCCATGTAGGTAATTTATTCATAGTTCAAAAGAGAGCTTTAAGAACTATGCTCAATCTGGGCTTTAGAGAATCTTGTAGGGGTTTATTCAAAAGTAATAATATTCTTACCATATATGGACTTTACATATATAGATTACTGATTTTCTTCCGCAATCATAGCCGCTATTTTGAGTTACTGAGTTTCTGA